A region from the Silene latifolia isolate original U9 population chromosome 7, ASM4854445v1, whole genome shotgun sequence genome encodes:
- the LOC141590262 gene encoding uncharacterized protein LOC141590262, producing the protein MITHPYSILSKSIGAKYGLRWRDGDLFFNNGKSNSSWGWKGIAWGLQLIKPLLAWNISPLSDLSVWNTKWVNGKVPKPRCLELLTDPPNLSNLRIKNIICNNSCWDRRLVSMFFDETSVKDILAIPIRCSEGSDNFFWSASLSGNYSVKIGYRITLKNSWNTSATPKDLSRVPTACMGVFQKILWNLPGPKSWIILIWKTLTESLPCGEGFLKRGFDGPFTCMLCDSQETETPDHLFRDCSFASRVWAGSVDNKQEACLFFLCTIWTIWVVRCRKVFDNFECSPTGAILLYQDSLKWALLAEDKKSGSITFQTPLEEDLTNLRNGVLFPLIQGSLNSSQSHIYVNAVWSKELVAGLGECIMFDNEVVSEFCIKGSAENAEQVEALAIREALKWALSHNIFHVTIFSDCL; encoded by the exons ATGATCACCCACCCATATTCTATTCTTAGTAAGTCTATTGGTGCTAAATATGGCCTAAGGTGGCGAGATGGCGATCTGTTTTTTAATAATGGTAAGAGTAATTCTTCTTGGGGATGGAAAGGTATTGCTTGGGGCCTTCAACTCATTAAACCTCTTCTAGCTTGGAACATCTCCCCACTTTCCGATCTTAGTGTTTGGAACACTAAATGGGTTAATGGAAAGGTGCCGAAACCACGATGTTTAGAGCTTCTTACCGATCCCCCCAATTTGAGTAACTTGAGAATCAAAAACATTATTTGTAACAATAGCTGTTGGGACCGTAGATTAGTGTCTATGTTTTTTGATGAAACCTCTGTGAAAGACATTCTTGCTATTCCGATTCGATGCTCTGAAGGCAGTGATAACTTCTTTTGGTCGGCTTCTTTGTCTGGAAATTACTCAGTTAAGATTGGCTACCGCATTACACTAAAAAACTCATGGAATACTTCAGCTACCCCGAAGGACCTTTCAAGAGTTCCAACTGCGTGTATGGGTGTCTTTCAGAAAATTCTATGGAACCTACCAGGGCCGAAAAGTTGGATCATTCTTATTTGGAAAACTCTCACTGAATCATTGCCCTGTGGGGAAGGCTTCTTAAAGAGGGGTTTTGATGGGCCATTTACTTGCATGCTTTGTGATTCACAAGAAACGGAAACGCCTGATCATCTTTTCCGTGATTGTTCATTTGCTAGTAGAGTTTGGGCTGGAAGT GTTGATAATAAACAAGAGGCTTGTCTTTTCTTTTTGTGTACTATTTGGACTATCTGGGTAGTAAGGTGCAGAAAGGTCTTTGATAATTTTGAGTGTTCCCCTACTGGTGCTATCTTACTATACCAAGATTCTCTTAAATGGGCTCTTTTGGCTGAGGATAAGAAATCAGGGTCCATAACTTTCCAAACACCTTTGGAGGAAGACTTGACTAACCTTAGGAATGGAGTTCTCTTTCCTTTGATCCAGGGTTCTCTTAACTCCTCACAGTCTCATATTTATGTGAATGCTGTATGGTCAAAAGAGCTTGTTGCTGGTTTGGGTGAGTGTATCATGTTTGATAATGAGGTTGTGTCTGAATTCTGTATCAAAGGAAGTGCTGAGAATGCTGAGCAAGTAGAAGCTTTGGCAATTAGGGAGGCCTTGAAGTGGGCGCTCtctcacaatatctttcatgttACCATTTTCTCTGATTGTCTATAG